A stretch of the Lolium perenne isolate Kyuss_39 chromosome 3, Kyuss_2.0, whole genome shotgun sequence genome encodes the following:
- the LOC127342751 gene encoding myosin-17 isoform X2 encodes MGTPANIIVGSHVWVEDPTLAWIDGEVISIRNNEVHVQTSNGKKVTTDRSKVFPKDMEAPPGGVDDMTRLSYLHEPGVLQNLATRYELNEIYTYTGSILIAINPFQRLPHLYDTHMMEQYKGADFGELSPHVFAIADVAYREMINEGKNNSILVSGESGAGKTETTKMLMRYLAHLGGRSGVEGRTVEQQVLESNPVLEAFGNAKTVRNNNSSRFGKFVEIQFDKTGRISGAAIRTYLLERSRVCQINAPERNYHCFYFLCAAPPEDTQRYKLADARSFHYLNQSSCIEVEGINDAEEYLATRRAMDIVGINEEEQEAIFRVVAAVLHIGNINFAKGTEVDSSVIKDDNSRFHLNTAAELLECDCNNLEKALITRVIVTPEEIITRTLDPESALASRDALAKTVYSRLFDWIVEKINVSIGQDPNSKQLIGVLDIYGFESFKINSFEQLCINYTNEKLQQHFNQHVFKMEQEEYTREEINWSYIEFVDNQDVLDLIEKKGGLIALLDEACMFPRSTHETFAQKLYTTFKNNKRFVKPKLSRTDFTVVHYAGDVTYQADHFLDKNKDYVVAEHQDLLNASSCPFVAGLFPSLPEESSKSSKFSSIGSRFKLQLQSLMETLSSTEPHYIRCVKPNNLLKPAIFENTNVIQQLRCGGVLEAIRISCAGYPTRKTFYEFVNRFGVLGPELLEGSNDDKIACQKILEKMGLENYQIGKTKVFLRAGQMADLDARRTEVLGKAARIIQRLMRTYIARKQFVLVKRSATRLQSFVRGTLVRNLYECMRREAAAVKIQKNVRRHKARESYLLLQSAAVTLQTGLRAMSARKEFRFRKETKAAIHIQARWRCHRDYSHYRNLQGAALTYQCAWRQRIARRELRNLKMAARETGALKEAKDKLEKRVEELTWRLGLEKRLRTDLDEAKAQEIAKLQETVRDIQLQVDEAKAMVVKEREAARKAIEEAPPVIKETPVLIEDTEKINSLTAEVDELKALLQTERQATETAKKEHAEAERRNEELMKKFEAAEKKIEQLQDTAQRLEEKATNMESENKVLRQQAVAISPTAKALAAYPKSPFQLRTPENGNAPNVEVKSSPDVTPIPLSLKELEAEEKPQKSLNEKQQENQDLLIKCVSQDLGFSSGRAIAACVIYRCLLHWRSFEVERTGVFDRIIQTIGTAIEVQDNNDKLAYWLSNSSTLLLLLQRTLKTTGAAGLTPQRRRSTAASFGRVFSGIRASPQSAARPFLGSRLIGGLGDLRQVEAKYPALLFKQQLTAFLEKIYGMIRDNLKKEISPLLGLCIQAPRTSRASLIKGSRSQANALAQQTLIAHWQSIVKILTNYLNILKANYVPSFLISKVFTQIFSFINVQLFNSLLLRRECCSFSNGEYVKAGLAELEQWCIYATEEYAGSSWEELKHIRQAVGFLVIHQKPKKTLKEITNDLCPVLSIQQLYRISTMYWDDKYGTHTVSSEVISSMRIMMTEDSNNAVSSSFLLDDDSSIPFSVDDISKSMTEIEVTDVDMPPLIRENSGFTFLHQRKD; translated from the exons GGAACTCCGgctaacatcattgttggttctcatGTTTGGGTAGAGGACCCAACTCTAGCATGGATAGATGGCGAGGTTATCAGCATAAGAAACAACGAAGTTCATGTGCAGACATCAAATGGGAAAAAG GTTACTACGGACAGATCAAAAGTTTTCCCCAAGGATATGGAAGCTCCACCAGGAGGAGTGGATGATATGACAAGATTATCATACTTACACGAGCCTGGTGTTCTACAGAATCTTGCTACGCGTTATGAACTGAACGAAATATAC ACTTACACTGGTAGCATTTTGATTGCGATAAACCCATTCCAAAGATTGCCACATCTTTATGATACCCACATGATGGAACAATACAAGGGTGCAGATTTTGGGGAACTGAGTCCTCACGTCTTTGCCATTGCAGACGTTGCTTATAG GGAAATGATAAATGAAGGGAAAAACAATTCTATATTGGTCAGTGGTGAAAGTGGTGCTGGCAAGACTGAAACAACGAAGATGCTTATGAGATACCTAGCGCATTTAGGTGGACGATCTGGAGTAGAAGGGCGAACTGTAGAGCAACAAGTTCTAGAG TCAAACCCAGTTCTTGAAGCTTTTGGTAATGCAAAAACTGTGAGGAACAATAACTCAAG TCGCTTTGGCAAGTTTGTGGAGATTCAGTTCGACAAGACTGGACGAATCTCGGGAGCTGCTATCAGAACTTACTTGCTGGAAAGATCCCGTGTATGCCAAATAAATGCTCCggaaagaaattatcattgtttttATTTTCTCTGTGCTGCACCACCTGAG GACACTCAGAGATATAAGTTGGCTGATGCTAGATCTTTTCATTACCTCAACCAGTCAAGCTGTATTGAGGTTGAAGGAATTAATGATGCAGAAGAGTATTTGGCAACAAGGAGGGCCATGGACATAGTTGGAATCAATGAGGAAGAACAG GAAGCTATATTCAGGGTTGTAGCAGCTGTACTTCATATTGGAAATATAAATTTTGCCAAGGGAACAGAAGTCGATTCATCTGTGATTAAGGATGATAACTCCAGGTTTCACCTTAACACTGCGGCAGAGTTATTGGA GTGTGATTGCAATAATTTGGAGAAGGCACTGATTACACGAGTAATAGTTACCCCTGAAGAAATTATTACTAGAACACTTGATCCCGAGTCTGCACTTGCAAGCAGAGATGCATTAGCGAAAACAGTATACTCCCGATTGTTTGATTG GATCGTGGAAAAAATTAATGTCTCCATCGGACAGGACCCAAACTCTAAACAGTTGATTGGAGTTCTTGATATCTATGGGTTTGAGAGTTTCAAAATTAACAG TTTTGAACAGTTATGCATCAATTATACAAACGAAAAGCTGCAGCAACATTTTAACCAG CATGTATTCAAAATGGAGCAAGAGGAATATACCAGGGAGGAGATAAACTGGAGTTACATAGAGTTTGTTGACAATCAAGATGTCTTAGACTTGATTGAGAAG AAAGGCGGATTGATTGCACTTCTGGATGAAGCATG TATGTTTCCAAGATCAACACATGAGACATTTGCGCAGAAACTATATACAACATTTAAGAATAATAAGCGATTTGTCAAACCAAAGCTTTCACGTACGGACTTTACAGTCGTCCATTATGCCGGTGAT GTGACATACCAGGCTGACCATTTCTTAGACAAGAACAAAGATTATGTAGTGGCTGAACATCAGGATTTGTTGAATGCTTCTTCATGCCCTTTCGTAGCTGGTTTATTCCCTTCACTCCCTGAAGAGTCATCGAAGTCTTCAAAATTTTCATCTATTGGTTCACGTTTTAAG CTGCAACTTCAATCTCTCATGGAGACCTTGAGCTCTACTGAACCCCATTATATTAGATGCGTGAAGCCCAATAATCTCCTCAAGCCAGCCATTTTTGAGAACACAAATGTGATACAGCAACTACGATGTGGA GGTGTTCTTGAAGCTATCAGGATAAGCTGTGCTGGATACCCTACAAGAAAAACATTCTATGAATTTGTTAATCGCTTTGGTGTTCTTGGCCCTGAACTTCTAGAAGGAAG CAATGATGATAAGATTGCATGCCAAAAGATTCTGGAAAAAATGGGGCTGGAGAACTACCAG ATAGGGAAAACAAAGGTGTTTCTGAGAGCTGGACAGATGGCTGATCTGGATGCACGAAGGACAGAAGTGTTAGGAAAAGCAGCAAGAATTATACAGAGATTAATGCGTACATATATTGCACGGAAACAGTTTGTTTTGGTTAAAAGATCAGCAACACGTCTACAATCTTTCGTTAGAG GGACGTTGGTTCGTAATTTGTACGAGTGCATGAGGCGAGAAGCAGCAGCAGTGAAAATACAAAAGAATGTGCGTCGTCACAAAGCACGCGAATCTTATTTACTACTGCAATCAGCTGCAGTCACGCTGCAGACAGGCTTAAGGGCCATGTCTGCTCGCAAAGAATTCAGATTCAGAAAGGAAACTAAAGCAGCTATCCATATCCAA GCTCGATGGCGTTGCCACAGAGACTATTCACATTATAGGAATCTGCAGGGAGCAGCTCTTACATACCAGTGTGCCTGGAGACAAAGGATTGCAAGAAGAGAGCTCAGAAATCTCAAGATG GCTGCGAGAGAAACAGGGGCCCTTAAAGAGGCCAAGGATAAGCTTGAGAAGCGTGTTGAAGAGTTAACATGGCGCTTGGGACTAGAGAAGCGATTAAGG ACTGACCTTGACGAAGCAAAAGCTCAGGAAATTGCTAAGCTGCAAGAAACAGTGCGTGATATACAGCTGCAAGTTGACGAAGCAAAGGCCATGGTAGTTAAGGAAAGGGAGGCAGCCAGAAAGGCAATTGAAGAAGCACCTCCAGTAATCAAAGAGACTCCTGTATTGATCGAAGACACTGAAAAAATTAACTCTCTAACAGCTGAAGTTGATGAACTGAAG GCTTTGCTCCAAACTGAAAGGCAAGCGACGGagactgcaaagaaagaacatgcTGAAGCTGAACGGAGAAATGAAGAACTAATGAAGAAATTCGAAGCCGCTGAGAAAAAGATCGAGCAACTTCAAGATACTGCCCAGAG GTTGGAAGAGAAAGCAACTAACATGGAGTCTGAGAACAAGGTGCTTCGTCAGCAGGCTGTTGCAATTTCTCCTACTGCAAAAGCATTAGCTGCATATCCTAAGTCTCCTTTCCAA CTGAGAACTCCGGAGAATGGGAATGCTCCAAATGTGGAGGTGAAATCATCACCA GATGTAACCCCCATCCCACTGAGTCTCAAAGAGCTGGAAGCTGAAGAGAAGCCTCAAAAATCACTTAACGAGAAGCAACAG GAAAACCAGGACCTACTAATCAAGTGTGTATCACAAGATCTGGGATTCTCCAGTGGTAGGGCTATTGCAGCTTGCGTTATATACAGGTGCCTTCTGCACTGGAGATCATTTGAAGTTGAAAGAACTGGTGTTTTTGACCGTATTATTCAAACAATTGGCACTGCTATAGAG GTCCAGGACAATAACGACAAGTTAGCATATTGGCTCTCCAATTCATCCACATTACTGCTGCTACTACAACGGACACTGAAAACAACTGGAGCAGCTGGACTCACTCCTCAGAGGCGAAGGTCAACTGCTGcatcttttgggagggttttttcg GGAATTCGAGCTTCACCACAAAGTGCTGCGCGGCCTTTTCTTGGTAGTCGTTTGATTGGAGGACTAGGTGATCTCCGTCAAGTTGAAGCCAAGTATCCTGCTCTGCTTTTCAAGCAGCAGCTTACGGCCTTCCTTGAGAAGATATATGGAATGATTAGAGATAATCTGAAGAAAGAAATATCTCCATTGCTTGGTCTTTGCATCCAG GCACCAAGAACATCTCGTGCAAGTCTGATAAAAGGATCTCGTTCCCAAGCCAATGCCTTGGCCCAACAAACTCTGATCGCACATTGGCAGAGTATTGTGAAAATATTAACAAACTACCTGAATATTCTGAAAGCCAATTAT GTCCCTTCGTTCTTAATCAGCAAGGTGTTCACACAGATATTTTCGTTTATTAATGTTCAGTTGTTCAATAG TCTGCTTCTCCGGCGTGAGTGCTGTTCATTTAGCAACGGAGAATATGTCAAAGCTGGATTGGCTGAGTTAGAGCAGTGGTGCATTTATGCCACCGAAGAG TATGCAGGTTCTTCCTGGGAAGAATTGAAGCATATTAGGCAGGCTGTTGGATTCCTT GTAATTCATCAAAAGCCAAAGAAAACATTGAAAGAAATCACCAACGATTTGTGCCCT GTCCTCAGCATACAGCAGCTATATCGAATTAGTACAATGTATTGGGATGACAAGTATGGCACCCACACAGTTTCGTCAGAG GTCATCTCAAGTATGAGAATAATGATGACAGAAGACTCGAACAATGCAGTGAGCAGTTctttcttgttggatgatgattcAAG CATTCCATTTTCGGTGGATGACATCTCAAAGTCAATGACAGAAATCGAGGTAACGGATGTTGATATGCCACCATTGATACGGGAGAACTCTGGCTTTACCTTCCTACACCAAAGAAAGGATTAA
- the LOC127342751 gene encoding myosin-17 isoform X1: protein MGTPANIIVGSHVWVEDPTLAWIDGEVISIRNNEVHVQTSNGKKVTTDRSKVFPKDMEAPPGGVDDMTRLSYLHEPGVLQNLATRYELNEIYTYTGSILIAINPFQRLPHLYDTHMMEQYKGADFGELSPHVFAIADVAYREMINEGKNNSILVSGESGAGKTETTKMLMRYLAHLGGRSGVEGRTVEQQVLESNPVLEAFGNAKTVRNNNSSRFGKFVEIQFDKTGRISGAAIRTYLLERSRVCQINAPERNYHCFYFLCAAPPEDTQRYKLADARSFHYLNQSSCIEVEGINDAEEYLATRRAMDIVGINEEEQEAIFRVVAAVLHIGNINFAKGTEVDSSVIKDDNSRFHLNTAAELLECDCNNLEKALITRVIVTPEEIITRTLDPESALASRDALAKTVYSRLFDWIVEKINVSIGQDPNSKQLIGVLDIYGFESFKINSFEQLCINYTNEKLQQHFNQHVFKMEQEEYTREEINWSYIEFVDNQDVLDLIEKKGGLIALLDEACMFPRSTHETFAQKLYTTFKNNKRFVKPKLSRTDFTVVHYAGDVTYQADHFLDKNKDYVVAEHQDLLNASSCPFVAGLFPSLPEESSKSSKFSSIGSRFKLQLQSLMETLSSTEPHYIRCVKPNNLLKPAIFENTNVIQQLRCGGVLEAIRISCAGYPTRKTFYEFVNRFGVLGPELLEGSNDDKIACQKILEKMGLENYQIGKTKVFLRAGQMADLDARRTEVLGKAARIIQRLMRTYIARKQFVLVKRSATRLQSFVRGTLVRNLYECMRREAAAVKIQKNVRRHKARESYLLLQSAAVTLQTGLRAMSARKEFRFRKETKAAIHIQARWRCHRDYSHYRNLQGAALTYQCAWRQRIARRELRNLKMVIPYPFHDPCAISVLFMNLLQAARETGALKEAKDKLEKRVEELTWRLGLEKRLRTDLDEAKAQEIAKLQETVRDIQLQVDEAKAMVVKEREAARKAIEEAPPVIKETPVLIEDTEKINSLTAEVDELKALLQTERQATETAKKEHAEAERRNEELMKKFEAAEKKIEQLQDTAQRLEEKATNMESENKVLRQQAVAISPTAKALAAYPKSPFQLRTPENGNAPNVEVKSSPDVTPIPLSLKELEAEEKPQKSLNEKQQENQDLLIKCVSQDLGFSSGRAIAACVIYRCLLHWRSFEVERTGVFDRIIQTIGTAIEVQDNNDKLAYWLSNSSTLLLLLQRTLKTTGAAGLTPQRRRSTAASFGRVFSGIRASPQSAARPFLGSRLIGGLGDLRQVEAKYPALLFKQQLTAFLEKIYGMIRDNLKKEISPLLGLCIQAPRTSRASLIKGSRSQANALAQQTLIAHWQSIVKILTNYLNILKANYVPSFLISKVFTQIFSFINVQLFNSLLLRRECCSFSNGEYVKAGLAELEQWCIYATEEYAGSSWEELKHIRQAVGFLVIHQKPKKTLKEITNDLCPVLSIQQLYRISTMYWDDKYGTHTVSSEVISSMRIMMTEDSNNAVSSSFLLDDDSSIPFSVDDISKSMTEIEVTDVDMPPLIRENSGFTFLHQRKD, encoded by the exons GGAACTCCGgctaacatcattgttggttctcatGTTTGGGTAGAGGACCCAACTCTAGCATGGATAGATGGCGAGGTTATCAGCATAAGAAACAACGAAGTTCATGTGCAGACATCAAATGGGAAAAAG GTTACTACGGACAGATCAAAAGTTTTCCCCAAGGATATGGAAGCTCCACCAGGAGGAGTGGATGATATGACAAGATTATCATACTTACACGAGCCTGGTGTTCTACAGAATCTTGCTACGCGTTATGAACTGAACGAAATATAC ACTTACACTGGTAGCATTTTGATTGCGATAAACCCATTCCAAAGATTGCCACATCTTTATGATACCCACATGATGGAACAATACAAGGGTGCAGATTTTGGGGAACTGAGTCCTCACGTCTTTGCCATTGCAGACGTTGCTTATAG GGAAATGATAAATGAAGGGAAAAACAATTCTATATTGGTCAGTGGTGAAAGTGGTGCTGGCAAGACTGAAACAACGAAGATGCTTATGAGATACCTAGCGCATTTAGGTGGACGATCTGGAGTAGAAGGGCGAACTGTAGAGCAACAAGTTCTAGAG TCAAACCCAGTTCTTGAAGCTTTTGGTAATGCAAAAACTGTGAGGAACAATAACTCAAG TCGCTTTGGCAAGTTTGTGGAGATTCAGTTCGACAAGACTGGACGAATCTCGGGAGCTGCTATCAGAACTTACTTGCTGGAAAGATCCCGTGTATGCCAAATAAATGCTCCggaaagaaattatcattgtttttATTTTCTCTGTGCTGCACCACCTGAG GACACTCAGAGATATAAGTTGGCTGATGCTAGATCTTTTCATTACCTCAACCAGTCAAGCTGTATTGAGGTTGAAGGAATTAATGATGCAGAAGAGTATTTGGCAACAAGGAGGGCCATGGACATAGTTGGAATCAATGAGGAAGAACAG GAAGCTATATTCAGGGTTGTAGCAGCTGTACTTCATATTGGAAATATAAATTTTGCCAAGGGAACAGAAGTCGATTCATCTGTGATTAAGGATGATAACTCCAGGTTTCACCTTAACACTGCGGCAGAGTTATTGGA GTGTGATTGCAATAATTTGGAGAAGGCACTGATTACACGAGTAATAGTTACCCCTGAAGAAATTATTACTAGAACACTTGATCCCGAGTCTGCACTTGCAAGCAGAGATGCATTAGCGAAAACAGTATACTCCCGATTGTTTGATTG GATCGTGGAAAAAATTAATGTCTCCATCGGACAGGACCCAAACTCTAAACAGTTGATTGGAGTTCTTGATATCTATGGGTTTGAGAGTTTCAAAATTAACAG TTTTGAACAGTTATGCATCAATTATACAAACGAAAAGCTGCAGCAACATTTTAACCAG CATGTATTCAAAATGGAGCAAGAGGAATATACCAGGGAGGAGATAAACTGGAGTTACATAGAGTTTGTTGACAATCAAGATGTCTTAGACTTGATTGAGAAG AAAGGCGGATTGATTGCACTTCTGGATGAAGCATG TATGTTTCCAAGATCAACACATGAGACATTTGCGCAGAAACTATATACAACATTTAAGAATAATAAGCGATTTGTCAAACCAAAGCTTTCACGTACGGACTTTACAGTCGTCCATTATGCCGGTGAT GTGACATACCAGGCTGACCATTTCTTAGACAAGAACAAAGATTATGTAGTGGCTGAACATCAGGATTTGTTGAATGCTTCTTCATGCCCTTTCGTAGCTGGTTTATTCCCTTCACTCCCTGAAGAGTCATCGAAGTCTTCAAAATTTTCATCTATTGGTTCACGTTTTAAG CTGCAACTTCAATCTCTCATGGAGACCTTGAGCTCTACTGAACCCCATTATATTAGATGCGTGAAGCCCAATAATCTCCTCAAGCCAGCCATTTTTGAGAACACAAATGTGATACAGCAACTACGATGTGGA GGTGTTCTTGAAGCTATCAGGATAAGCTGTGCTGGATACCCTACAAGAAAAACATTCTATGAATTTGTTAATCGCTTTGGTGTTCTTGGCCCTGAACTTCTAGAAGGAAG CAATGATGATAAGATTGCATGCCAAAAGATTCTGGAAAAAATGGGGCTGGAGAACTACCAG ATAGGGAAAACAAAGGTGTTTCTGAGAGCTGGACAGATGGCTGATCTGGATGCACGAAGGACAGAAGTGTTAGGAAAAGCAGCAAGAATTATACAGAGATTAATGCGTACATATATTGCACGGAAACAGTTTGTTTTGGTTAAAAGATCAGCAACACGTCTACAATCTTTCGTTAGAG GGACGTTGGTTCGTAATTTGTACGAGTGCATGAGGCGAGAAGCAGCAGCAGTGAAAATACAAAAGAATGTGCGTCGTCACAAAGCACGCGAATCTTATTTACTACTGCAATCAGCTGCAGTCACGCTGCAGACAGGCTTAAGGGCCATGTCTGCTCGCAAAGAATTCAGATTCAGAAAGGAAACTAAAGCAGCTATCCATATCCAA GCTCGATGGCGTTGCCACAGAGACTATTCACATTATAGGAATCTGCAGGGAGCAGCTCTTACATACCAGTGTGCCTGGAGACAAAGGATTGCAAGAAGAGAGCTCAGAAATCTCAAGATGGTAATACCCTACCCTTTCCATGACCCATGTGCCATTTCTGTGTTATTCATGAACCTTCTGCAGGCTGCGAGAGAAACAGGGGCCCTTAAAGAGGCCAAGGATAAGCTTGAGAAGCGTGTTGAAGAGTTAACATGGCGCTTGGGACTAGAGAAGCGATTAAGG ACTGACCTTGACGAAGCAAAAGCTCAGGAAATTGCTAAGCTGCAAGAAACAGTGCGTGATATACAGCTGCAAGTTGACGAAGCAAAGGCCATGGTAGTTAAGGAAAGGGAGGCAGCCAGAAAGGCAATTGAAGAAGCACCTCCAGTAATCAAAGAGACTCCTGTATTGATCGAAGACACTGAAAAAATTAACTCTCTAACAGCTGAAGTTGATGAACTGAAG GCTTTGCTCCAAACTGAAAGGCAAGCGACGGagactgcaaagaaagaacatgcTGAAGCTGAACGGAGAAATGAAGAACTAATGAAGAAATTCGAAGCCGCTGAGAAAAAGATCGAGCAACTTCAAGATACTGCCCAGAG GTTGGAAGAGAAAGCAACTAACATGGAGTCTGAGAACAAGGTGCTTCGTCAGCAGGCTGTTGCAATTTCTCCTACTGCAAAAGCATTAGCTGCATATCCTAAGTCTCCTTTCCAA CTGAGAACTCCGGAGAATGGGAATGCTCCAAATGTGGAGGTGAAATCATCACCA GATGTAACCCCCATCCCACTGAGTCTCAAAGAGCTGGAAGCTGAAGAGAAGCCTCAAAAATCACTTAACGAGAAGCAACAG GAAAACCAGGACCTACTAATCAAGTGTGTATCACAAGATCTGGGATTCTCCAGTGGTAGGGCTATTGCAGCTTGCGTTATATACAGGTGCCTTCTGCACTGGAGATCATTTGAAGTTGAAAGAACTGGTGTTTTTGACCGTATTATTCAAACAATTGGCACTGCTATAGAG GTCCAGGACAATAACGACAAGTTAGCATATTGGCTCTCCAATTCATCCACATTACTGCTGCTACTACAACGGACACTGAAAACAACTGGAGCAGCTGGACTCACTCCTCAGAGGCGAAGGTCAACTGCTGcatcttttgggagggttttttcg GGAATTCGAGCTTCACCACAAAGTGCTGCGCGGCCTTTTCTTGGTAGTCGTTTGATTGGAGGACTAGGTGATCTCCGTCAAGTTGAAGCCAAGTATCCTGCTCTGCTTTTCAAGCAGCAGCTTACGGCCTTCCTTGAGAAGATATATGGAATGATTAGAGATAATCTGAAGAAAGAAATATCTCCATTGCTTGGTCTTTGCATCCAG GCACCAAGAACATCTCGTGCAAGTCTGATAAAAGGATCTCGTTCCCAAGCCAATGCCTTGGCCCAACAAACTCTGATCGCACATTGGCAGAGTATTGTGAAAATATTAACAAACTACCTGAATATTCTGAAAGCCAATTAT GTCCCTTCGTTCTTAATCAGCAAGGTGTTCACACAGATATTTTCGTTTATTAATGTTCAGTTGTTCAATAG TCTGCTTCTCCGGCGTGAGTGCTGTTCATTTAGCAACGGAGAATATGTCAAAGCTGGATTGGCTGAGTTAGAGCAGTGGTGCATTTATGCCACCGAAGAG TATGCAGGTTCTTCCTGGGAAGAATTGAAGCATATTAGGCAGGCTGTTGGATTCCTT GTAATTCATCAAAAGCCAAAGAAAACATTGAAAGAAATCACCAACGATTTGTGCCCT GTCCTCAGCATACAGCAGCTATATCGAATTAGTACAATGTATTGGGATGACAAGTATGGCACCCACACAGTTTCGTCAGAG GTCATCTCAAGTATGAGAATAATGATGACAGAAGACTCGAACAATGCAGTGAGCAGTTctttcttgttggatgatgattcAAG CATTCCATTTTCGGTGGATGACATCTCAAAGTCAATGACAGAAATCGAGGTAACGGATGTTGATATGCCACCATTGATACGGGAGAACTCTGGCTTTACCTTCCTACACCAAAGAAAGGATTAA